The proteins below are encoded in one region of Micromonospora pisi:
- a CDS encoding ABC transporter substrate-binding protein — protein sequence MPDSSTRFSRRRLALLVPALTAGLVMSACSAPGSDQPSSTGSDGPVSTELGTGPISLELYAETGFPLVKALADEFTKQHPNVKFNIREDQFTVITENAPRVLASDNAPDIIRLPTMVDLVKDDLLKNLDPYVAAYGWDKFPASQLVQLRLADGGGVRGSGSLYGLGLGYSVTGVFYNKTLATQVGMAKPPTTIAEFEELLAKAKSAKVQPIMQFNKNTAGINFPHQALQNQFGDPARVSDWIFQKPGATFDTPAALKATQTIQRWAQAGYFPTDANALDYASMVGEFQKGNGLFMFNGDWESGNLDKNMAGNVGFFLFPGEAAGGKHVAMSAPNTFGVGARAKNPDAAAFFLNWAHTDPKAREISVKVGGSHPGGPSDLPLPSVAEGTVLSETLKASQQLGAENGAVDFTANATGGIFAAAITPEMQKLVAGQQTPEGYVKAVQAEYEKELSR from the coding sequence GTGCCGGATTCCTCGACCAGGTTCTCGCGACGTCGGCTGGCACTGCTGGTGCCGGCCCTCACCGCCGGCCTGGTGATGAGCGCATGTAGCGCACCAGGGTCGGACCAGCCGTCGTCGACCGGGTCCGACGGCCCGGTCAGCACCGAACTCGGCACCGGGCCGATCAGTTTGGAGCTGTACGCGGAGACCGGCTTCCCGCTGGTGAAGGCGCTGGCGGACGAGTTCACCAAGCAGCACCCGAACGTGAAGTTCAACATCCGCGAGGACCAGTTCACCGTGATCACCGAGAACGCACCCCGGGTGCTGGCCTCGGACAACGCACCCGACATCATTCGGCTCCCCACCATGGTCGACCTGGTCAAGGACGACCTGCTGAAGAACCTCGACCCGTACGTCGCCGCCTACGGCTGGGACAAGTTCCCGGCTTCTCAGCTCGTCCAGCTACGGCTCGCCGACGGGGGCGGCGTACGGGGCTCGGGCTCGCTGTACGGGCTCGGCCTGGGCTACAGCGTGACCGGGGTGTTCTACAACAAGACCCTGGCCACACAGGTCGGCATGGCCAAGCCCCCGACCACCATCGCCGAGTTCGAAGAACTGCTGGCCAAGGCAAAGTCCGCCAAGGTGCAGCCGATCATGCAGTTCAACAAGAACACCGCCGGCATCAACTTCCCGCACCAGGCGCTGCAGAACCAGTTCGGGGACCCGGCCCGGGTGTCCGACTGGATCTTCCAGAAGCCGGGCGCGACGTTCGACACCCCCGCCGCACTGAAGGCCACCCAGACCATCCAGCGGTGGGCGCAGGCGGGCTACTTCCCGACGGACGCGAACGCCCTGGACTACGCGTCCATGGTCGGCGAGTTCCAGAAGGGCAACGGCCTGTTCATGTTCAACGGTGACTGGGAGTCCGGCAACCTGGACAAGAACATGGCCGGCAACGTGGGCTTCTTCCTGTTCCCGGGCGAGGCCGCCGGCGGCAAGCACGTGGCGATGTCGGCGCCCAACACGTTCGGCGTCGGCGCCCGGGCGAAGAACCCGGACGCTGCCGCGTTCTTTCTCAACTGGGCGCACACCGACCCCAAGGCCCGGGAGATCTCCGTGAAGGTCGGCGGCTCGCACCCCGGCGGCCCCTCCGACCTGCCGCTCCCGTCGGTCGCCGAGGGCACCGTGTTGTCCGAGACGCTCAAGGCGTCGCAACAGCTCGGCGCCGAGAACGGCGCGGTCGACTTCACCGCGAACGCGACCGGTGGGATCTTCGCCGCCGCGATCACCCCGGAGATGCAGAAGCTCGTCGCCGGGCAGCAGACCCCCGAGGGGTACGTGAAGGCGGTCCAGGCCGAGTACGAGAAGGAACTGTCCCGATGA
- a CDS encoding carbohydrate ABC transporter permease: protein MTSAVGSTSAGAPTRAGGEDRQPPVRPYRKRWGRTAGWLGWLWVLPALSMYGFFVLRPLLTTMQYSLYNWNGIGRAEWVGLDNYLTVVTDSDLLKIISNAFILIVFFSFAPVCLGLLVASLVRRLSAGPFGTVVRTVLFLPQVIPLVAAGIAWTWLLSTDGLVNQILRAVGLGGVTRAWLGEFDTALPSVGVIGTWVMLGLCTILLVTGMSKIDPALYEAARIDGAGPVREFFAVTLPSLRQEIGVCLTVTIIAALASFDIVYISTSGGPGIQTTVPGLEIYRLAFSQRQVGLASALAVVLMVLVLVCVLPIQRLTREEKA from the coding sequence ATGACCTCTGCCGTCGGCAGCACTTCCGCCGGTGCCCCGACCCGGGCCGGCGGCGAGGACCGGCAGCCACCCGTACGGCCCTACCGGAAGCGGTGGGGCCGTACGGCCGGGTGGCTCGGCTGGCTCTGGGTCCTGCCGGCCCTGAGCATGTACGGGTTCTTCGTCCTGCGTCCGCTCCTGACCACGATGCAGTACTCGCTGTACAATTGGAACGGCATTGGTCGGGCCGAGTGGGTCGGCCTGGACAACTACCTGACCGTGGTCACCGACAGCGACCTCCTGAAGATCATCTCGAACGCGTTCATCCTGATCGTCTTCTTCAGCTTCGCCCCGGTCTGCCTGGGGCTGCTGGTCGCCAGCCTCGTCCGTCGGCTCAGCGCCGGCCCGTTCGGCACCGTCGTGCGCACCGTGCTGTTCCTGCCGCAGGTGATTCCCCTGGTCGCGGCCGGCATCGCGTGGACCTGGCTGCTGTCCACCGACGGCCTGGTCAACCAGATCCTGCGGGCCGTCGGCCTGGGCGGGGTCACGCGCGCCTGGCTCGGCGAGTTCGACACAGCACTGCCCTCGGTGGGCGTGATCGGTACCTGGGTCATGCTCGGCCTGTGCACGATCCTGCTCGTCACGGGCATGAGCAAGATCGACCCGGCGCTGTACGAAGCGGCCCGCATCGACGGCGCCGGCCCGGTACGGGAGTTCTTCGCGGTCACCCTGCCGAGCCTGCGGCAGGAGATCGGGGTCTGCCTCACCGTGACCATCATCGCCGCCCTGGCCAGCTTCGACATCGTCTACATCTCCACCAGCGGTGGACCCGGCATCCAGACCACGGTGCCCGGCCTGGAGATATACCGGCTCGCCTTCTCCCAGCGGCAGGTCGGGCTCGCCTCGGCACTGGCGGTGGTGCTCATGGTGCTGGTGCTGGTGTGCGTACTGCCGATCCAGCGGTTGACCCGGGAGGAGAAGGCATGA
- a CDS encoding carbohydrate ABC transporter permease — MNLTSRGERLTGRIFLIALVVVTLLPFLSMLSAALQPRGTVPTGLAWPSDPQWGNFGAAFTAANMGVLLRSSLLIVVGVVPIGVVIATMAGFGLGHLRVPGGRIAFGLLLLGLTLPLEAVVTPLYYQMRDLGLLNTRWAIILPLIGLYMPFSVFWMRAHFTTVPKELSEAARVDGSNTWQLFWRIHVPLARPAIASLTILLFLWTWNQFLLAIVLVDDATKRTMAGALGAFQGQWGTDLVLLCAGSLLILTPTLIVFLIFQRQFIKALIQGSLKG, encoded by the coding sequence ATGAACCTCACCAGCCGCGGCGAACGCCTGACCGGACGGATCTTTCTGATCGCGCTGGTCGTCGTCACGCTATTGCCGTTCCTGAGCATGCTGTCCGCGGCGTTGCAGCCGCGCGGCACCGTCCCCACCGGACTGGCCTGGCCATCCGACCCGCAGTGGGGCAACTTCGGCGCCGCGTTCACCGCCGCCAACATGGGTGTGTTGCTGCGGTCCAGCCTGCTGATCGTGGTCGGGGTCGTGCCGATCGGCGTGGTCATCGCGACCATGGCCGGGTTCGGACTGGGTCACCTGCGGGTGCCCGGTGGCCGGATCGCCTTCGGCCTGCTCCTGCTCGGTCTGACCCTGCCACTCGAAGCCGTGGTCACCCCGCTCTACTACCAGATGCGCGACCTCGGACTACTCAACACCCGCTGGGCGATTATCCTGCCGCTGATCGGCCTGTACATGCCGTTCTCGGTGTTCTGGATGCGGGCCCACTTCACCACGGTGCCGAAGGAACTCTCCGAGGCGGCGCGGGTCGACGGCAGCAACACCTGGCAGTTGTTCTGGCGCATCCACGTGCCGCTCGCCCGACCGGCCATCGCGTCGCTGACCATCCTGCTGTTCCTGTGGACCTGGAACCAATTCCTGCTCGCCATCGTGCTCGTCGACGACGCCACGAAACGCACGATGGCAGGCGCGCTCGGCGCGTTCCAGGGGCAGTGGGGGACGGACCTGGTGCTGCTCTGCGCCGGCTCTCTGCTCATCCTCACTCCCACGCTCATCGTGTTCCTGATCTTCCAACGCCAGTTCATCAAGGCCCTCATCCAGGGGTCGCTGAAGGGATAG
- a CDS encoding serine hydrolase domain-containing protein, translating to MTTHPSVRGDVDEGFGPVADIFRDNFSSRGEVGAAVALYVRGRKVVDLYGGLADPRSGRRWAAGTPAVVFSCTKGILAICAYLLVQQGRLDLDAPVTRYWPEFGQHGKAAIPVRWLLTHQAGLPALDRPLSREDVVSWKPVIEAIEAQTPLWPPGTAHSYHAMTYGWLIGEVIHRITGQLPGAFFRDTLAAPLGLRTWIGLPDEERDSVAWMLAPPAGSAVPLHPVAESGLTMGGAFAFPADNDGLVSFNDPVIQAAGIPGAGAVSTAESLARLYAAAVSPVGTERLLTRTSVYDATLPRVAGQQRYGPADTGQRWGTGFLLDSPPARPLLGALSFGHDGAGGHVAFGDDAYQVGFAYVVNQMGGVDDDRGDRLTAAVRACLGA from the coding sequence GTGACCACGCATCCATCAGTCCGAGGTGACGTCGACGAGGGCTTCGGCCCGGTCGCCGACATCTTCCGGGACAACTTCTCCTCGCGCGGCGAGGTCGGCGCCGCCGTGGCCCTGTATGTGAGGGGCCGCAAGGTCGTCGACCTGTACGGGGGGCTCGCCGATCCCCGGTCGGGACGCCGCTGGGCCGCCGGCACCCCGGCGGTCGTCTTCTCCTGCACCAAGGGCATCCTGGCGATCTGCGCGTACCTGCTGGTCCAGCAGGGCCGCCTCGACCTGGACGCGCCGGTCACCCGGTACTGGCCCGAGTTCGGTCAGCACGGCAAGGCCGCCATCCCGGTGCGCTGGCTGCTCACCCACCAGGCCGGCCTACCAGCCCTGGACCGGCCGCTCAGCCGCGAGGACGTGGTCAGCTGGAAGCCCGTGATCGAGGCGATCGAGGCGCAGACGCCGCTCTGGCCGCCCGGCACCGCACACAGCTACCACGCGATGACCTATGGCTGGCTGATCGGTGAGGTGATCCACCGCATCACCGGTCAGCTGCCCGGCGCGTTTTTCCGCGACACACTTGCCGCGCCGCTCGGCCTGCGTACCTGGATCGGTCTTCCCGACGAGGAGCGTGACTCGGTGGCCTGGATGCTGGCGCCGCCGGCCGGGTCCGCGGTGCCCCTGCACCCGGTCGCCGAGAGCGGGCTCACCATGGGCGGCGCCTTCGCCTTCCCCGCCGACAACGACGGTCTGGTCAGCTTCAACGACCCGGTCATCCAGGCCGCCGGGATACCCGGAGCCGGTGCCGTCAGCACCGCCGAGAGCCTGGCCCGCCTCTACGCCGCCGCGGTGTCCCCGGTCGGCACCGAGCGCCTGCTCACCAGGACTTCGGTCTACGACGCGACCCTCCCCCGGGTCGCCGGCCAGCAGCGGTACGGGCCGGCCGACACCGGCCAGCGCTGGGGAACCGGCTTCCTCCTGGACTCCCCGCCGGCACGCCCCCTGCTGGGTGCGCTCAGCTTCGGCCACGACGGCGCGGGTGGCCATGTGGCCTTCGGCGACGACGCCTACCAGGTGGGCTTCGCGTACGTCGTCAACCAGATGGGCGGCGTCGACGACGACCGGGGCGACCGGCTCACGGCCGCCGTGCGGGCCTGCCTGGGGGCCTGA
- a CDS encoding right-handed parallel beta-helix repeat-containing protein has protein sequence MTALVAVTASASPALAATTTLYASPSGTGTSCSASQPCSLTAAQAAVRARNSTMSGDIVVELADGAYRLSTPMRLTAADSGNNGYQVIWRAAASARPTISGARAVTGWSLADAGKNIWRANVGAGLDARQLYVNGAVATRARTAVNRSDFTFTTTGMRFSNSALSYLNTLGNQNRVEIESVGSFTDRYSPVQSISGNFLTMQQPAWNNNTFGFDTLSSPHRAGPFYLTNAYEFLDSPGEWYLNPGTGVLNYIPLAGQNMGTVSVELPQMQSLVNVGGTYDAPAHHISFSGITFTGTSWLGPSSNQGFADQQTGAHIIGTWARPADALTSCQAGCPQFEATRPNWNQMPAAVQVSAANTITFSDSQFVNLGQTAIGIGNDANAHASGVGLGASNITITRSEIARNSAGGIVVGGVRADAHHPGDQRMVNRDITISNNRVHDLGLEYRGVVSILTTYVNTATISHNEVYNMPYTGLSVGYGWGANDAGGSDHYANRGLYNYQPRYTTPTTASNNRVTGNYVHDVMQQMTDGGCIYTLSANPNAAINENYCLRTNGWFGLYFDEGSRYYTARNNVFSSTGTWATANYWYAENMGNYTVTNNWSTNGSTNVTNGDRGNVVSGNVTVSNGNWPSGAQAVMATAGVESGGTNPQNVQIVGAQSGRCAEVGGSSTTNGTQTQLWDCTSGTNQRWTQTASRQLMVYGTKCLDASGQGTSNGTAVVIWDCNGQANQQWNVNANGSITGAQSGLCLDATGAATANGTKLILWACNGGTNQQWQLRS, from the coding sequence ATGACCGCCCTGGTCGCCGTGACCGCCTCGGCATCCCCAGCCCTCGCGGCCACCACCACCCTCTATGCGTCTCCGTCCGGCACCGGCACCAGTTGCTCTGCCTCCCAGCCGTGTTCCCTGACGGCCGCGCAGGCTGCGGTACGGGCGCGCAACAGCACGATGTCCGGCGACATCGTCGTGGAACTGGCTGACGGGGCGTACCGGCTCTCGACGCCGATGCGACTGACGGCCGCGGACTCCGGCAACAACGGCTATCAGGTGATCTGGCGAGCGGCAGCCTCGGCCCGCCCGACGATCAGCGGCGCCCGGGCGGTCACCGGTTGGTCCCTCGCCGACGCCGGGAAGAACATCTGGCGGGCCAACGTAGGAGCCGGGCTCGATGCTCGTCAGCTCTACGTGAACGGCGCCGTCGCCACCCGGGCGCGTACCGCCGTGAACCGGTCCGACTTCACCTTCACCACCACCGGCATGCGGTTCAGCAACAGCGCCCTGAGCTACCTCAACACCCTCGGAAACCAGAACCGGGTCGAGATCGAGAGCGTCGGCTCGTTCACCGACCGGTACTCGCCGGTGCAGAGCATCAGCGGGAACTTCCTCACCATGCAGCAGCCCGCCTGGAACAACAACACCTTCGGGTTCGACACCCTGTCCAGCCCGCACCGGGCGGGCCCGTTCTACCTGACCAACGCGTACGAGTTCCTTGACTCACCGGGCGAGTGGTACCTCAACCCCGGCACCGGCGTGCTCAACTACATCCCGCTCGCCGGGCAGAACATGGGCACCGTCAGCGTGGAGCTGCCGCAGATGCAGTCCCTGGTCAACGTCGGCGGCACGTACGACGCGCCGGCGCACCACATCTCGTTCAGCGGCATCACCTTCACCGGCACCAGTTGGCTCGGCCCCAGCAGCAACCAGGGCTTCGCCGACCAGCAGACCGGCGCCCACATCATCGGCACCTGGGCTCGCCCGGCCGACGCACTGACCTCCTGCCAGGCCGGCTGCCCCCAGTTCGAGGCCACCCGGCCGAACTGGAACCAGATGCCCGCCGCCGTACAGGTCTCCGCCGCCAACACCATCACCTTCAGCGACTCCCAGTTCGTCAACCTGGGACAGACGGCCATCGGCATCGGAAACGACGCCAACGCTCACGCCAGCGGCGTCGGCCTGGGCGCCAGCAACATCACGATCACCCGCTCCGAGATCGCCCGCAACTCGGCCGGCGGCATCGTGGTCGGCGGCGTACGCGCCGACGCGCATCACCCTGGCGACCAGCGGATGGTCAACCGGGACATCACCATCAGCAACAACCGGGTCCACGATCTCGGCCTGGAGTACCGGGGCGTCGTCTCGATCCTGACCACCTACGTCAACACCGCCACCATCTCCCACAACGAGGTCTACAACATGCCGTACACCGGCCTCTCGGTCGGGTACGGCTGGGGCGCCAACGACGCCGGCGGCAGTGACCACTACGCCAACCGTGGCCTGTACAACTACCAGCCGCGATACACGACGCCCACCACCGCATCGAACAACCGGGTCACCGGCAACTACGTGCACGACGTCATGCAGCAGATGACCGACGGGGGGTGCATCTACACGCTCTCGGCGAACCCGAACGCGGCCATCAACGAGAACTACTGCCTGCGGACCAACGGCTGGTTCGGGCTCTACTTCGACGAGGGCTCCCGCTACTACACCGCCCGCAACAACGTCTTCTCCTCCACCGGTACCTGGGCCACCGCCAACTACTGGTACGCGGAGAACATGGGCAACTACACCGTCACCAACAACTGGTCGACCAACGGCAGCACCAACGTGACCAACGGCGACCGCGGAAACGTGGTATCCGGCAACGTCACGGTCAGCAACGGCAACTGGCCGTCGGGCGCCCAGGCGGTGATGGCCACCGCTGGTGTCGAGAGCGGCGGCACCAACCCGCAGAACGTGCAGATCGTCGGGGCCCAGTCAGGACGGTGCGCCGAGGTTGGTGGCTCCAGCACCACCAACGGCACCCAGACCCAGCTCTGGGACTGCACCAGCGGTACCAATCAGCGTTGGACCCAGACCGCCAGCCGGCAGCTCATGGTCTACGGCACCAAGTGTCTGGACGCCTCCGGCCAGGGCACCAGCAACGGCACCGCAGTGGTGATCTGGGACTGTAACGGCCAGGCCAACCAGCAGTGGAATGTCAACGCCAACGGCTCGATCACGGGCGCGCAGTCGGGCCTCTGCCTGGACGCCACCGGCGCCGCAACGGCAAACGGTACGAAGCTCATCCTCTGGGCCTGCAACGGTGGCACCAACCAGCAGTGGCAGCTGCGTAGCTGA